A single region of the Brachypodium distachyon strain Bd21 chromosome 3, Brachypodium_distachyon_v3.0, whole genome shotgun sequence genome encodes:
- the LOC100821944 gene encoding inositol-tetrakisphosphate 1-kinase 1 — protein MRVHEGASDEEVEEPVASAMLAPVALSPPPAASSGSQRLVVGYALTKKKVKSFLQPKLLALARKKGINFVSIDETCPLSEQGPFDIILHKRTNKEWQQVLEDYREEHPEVTILDPPSAIQHLHNRQSMLQEVTDLNLSNSYGEVCAPRQLVIMKDPSSIPAAVAKAGLTLPLVAKPLVVDGTSKSHELSLAYVDTSLSMLDPPLVLQEFVNHGGILFKVYIVGETIRVVRRFSLPDVNAYDMENNDGIFRFPRVSCATNNAEDADIDPCIAELPPRPLLEKLGKELRRRLGLRLFNLDMIREHGSKDRYYVIDINYFPGYGKMPGYEHVFTDFLLSLVQSKYKRRLSGS, from the exons ATGAGGGTGCACGAGGGTGCGTCggacgaggaggtggaggagccgGTGGCCTCGGCGATGCTGGCGCCAGTGgcgctgtcgccgccgcccgccgcctcttCGGGGTCGCAGCGGCTGGTTGTTGGGTACGCGCTCACCAAGAAGAAGGTCAAGAGCTTCCTGCAGCCCAAGCTGCTTGCGCTTGCCAG gaagaAGGGAATTAATTTTGTATCAATTGATGAGACTTGTCCTCTCTCTGAACAAGGCCCATTTGACATTATTCTGCACAAG CGTACTAACAAGGAGTGGCAGCAAGTTCTGGAG GATTATCGTGAAGAGCATCCAGAAGTAACCATCCTTGACCCACCAAGTGCTATCCAACATTTACACAATCGGCAGTCGATGCTTCAAGAAGTTACTGATTTGAACTTGTCCAACAGCTATG GTGAGGTTTGTGCCCCACGACAGCTAGTCATCATGAAAGACCCATCTTCCATACCAGCTGCAGTAGCCAAGGCTGGACTAACCTTGCCCTTGG TTGCCAAACCTTTGGTGGTTGATGGAACATCGAAATCTCATGAACTATCTCTTGCATATGTGGATACATCGCTGTCAATGCTTGATCCTCCTCTGGTTCTCCAGGAATTTGTAAACCATG GCGGGATCCTATTTAAGGTGTACATTGTTGGTGAAACAATTCGGGTTGTACGACGGTTTTCACTCCCTGATGTTAACGCCTATGACATGGAAAACAATGATGGCATCTTCCGATTCCCAAGAGTCTCATGTGCTACAAATAATGCAGAAGATGCAGACATTGACCCTTGTATTGCAG AACTTCCTCCAAGGCCACTTTTGGAGAAGCTAGGCAAGGAACTACGGCGTCGACTG GGTCTTAGACTGTTTAATTTAGACATGATTAGAGAACATGGAAGCAAGGATCGGTACTATGTCATTGACATCAACTATTTCCCTG GATATGGGAAAATGCCAGGCTATGAGCACGTATTCACCGACTTCCTACTAAGCCTTGTGCAAAGCAAGTATAAAAGGCGTTTAAGCGGGAGCTGA
- the LOC100821511 gene encoding homeobox-leucine zipper protein HOX15: protein MLMAAQEEVAGLALDLSLGSAGGHHRLQQKEASAAPQQHCALPSLTLSLQAGAAVKREAAEEEEEEDERAFLYYSAASSAADDDVVDREAGCNGSSRKKLRLTKEQSALLEDRFKEHSTLNPKQKAVLARQLNLRPRQVEVWFQNRRARTKLKQTEVDCEVLKRCCETLTEENRRLHRELNNLRAIHHHHSAFFVPAAATLSVCPSCDRLAATGAPPASVVADRPAAKRSFFATKSAAC from the exons ATGTTGATGGCGGCGCAGGAAGAGGTTGCGGGCCTAGCCCTGGACCTTTCTCTAGGCTCCGCCGGAGGCCACCACCGGCTTCAGCAAAAGGAAGCTTCAGCAGCGCCGCAGCAGCACTGTGCGCTGCCGTCGCTGACCCTGAGCCTgcaggccggcgccgccgtgaagagggaggcggcggaggaggaagaggaggaggacgagaggGCCTTCCTTTACTACTCGGCagcgtcctcggcggcggacGATGATGTGGTCGACCGAGAGGCCGGGTGCAACGGCAGCAGCCGGAAGAAGCTGAGGCTCACCAAGGAGCAGTCGGCGCTGCTGGAGGATCGATTCAAGGAGCACAGCACCCTCAACCCT AAACAGAAGGCAGTTTTAGCAAGGCAGCTCAACCTGAGGCCAAGGCAAGTTGAGGTGTGGTTCCAAAACAGAAGAGCCAG GACGAAGCTGAAGCAGACAGAGGTGGACTGCGAGGTGCTGAAGCGCTGCTGCGAGACGCTCACCGAGGAgaaccgccgcctccaccgcgagCTCAACAACCTCCGCGCCATACACCACCATCACTCCGCCTTCTTcgtgccggccgccgccacgctctCCGTCTGCCCCTCCTGCGACCGCCTTGCCGCCACCGGTGCACCGCCAGCCTCCGTCGTTGCCGACCGCCCCGCCGCCAAGCGCAGCTTCTTCGCCACCAAATCCGCCGCCTGCTAG